The Salegentibacter sp. Hel_I_6 region TTTACTTTGCGCATAGATTCTTCGGTGCCACTTCCACTTTTACTTTTAGGATCATAAGTACAATGAATTTCGGTAATATTCCCTTCGGAATCCTTTACTACTTCTTCTCCTTTAATAATATAAGCGTTCTTTAACCTCACTTCTTTTCCCAGGGTTAACCTGAAAAATTTTCTATTCGCGCTTTCTTTAAAATCTTCTTTCTCGATATAAAGTTCTCTTGAAAAAGGAATTTCTCTACTACCAGCTGATTCATCTTCAGGATTATTTTCAGCTTCCAGCCATTCTTCCTTTCCCTCTTCATAATTGGTAATAACCAATTTTACAGGATCTAAAACCCCCATAACTCTTGGTGCGGTTTTATTAAGATCTTCGCGCGCACAAAATTCTAAATGTGCCACGTCTATCATATTCTCGCGTTTCCCCACACCAATAGAATCTGCGAATTTTCTAATGGAATTTGGGGTGTACCCTCTCCTCCTCAATCCTGATATAGTTGGCATTCTAGGGTCATCCCAGGAATTAACCACGCCTTTCTCCACCAATTGCATCAGTTTACGTTTACTTACAACTGTATGGCTAAGGTTCCTACGGGCAAACTCACGCTGTTTGGGTTTTAATTCACCTTCTTTGCTTACTTTTTCAACAAACCAGTTATAAAGTTCACGATGCGGTAAAAATTCCAGCGTACAGAATGAATGAGAAATACTTTCAATAAAATCGCTTTCTCCATGTGCCCAATCGTACATTGGGTAAATTTTCCAGGCATCTTTTGTTCTATGATGACTTTTATGCAAACAGCGATACATCACAGGATCGCGCATTAGCATATTTGTCGAAGCCATATCTATTTTGGCACGTAGCACATGTCCTCTTTCCGGGGTTTCCCCGTTTTTCATTTTCTCAAACAAATCAAGATTTTCTTCAACAGAACGATTTCTATAAGGACTTTCCTTACCGGGCTCGGTAGGAGTTCCTTTTTGAAGCGCTATTTCTTCTGAAGTTTGGCTATCCACATAGGCATCTCCATTTTTAATCATTTCAACGGCCCAGTCGTGCAATTGCTGAAAATAATCTGAAGCATAGCATTCTTTTTCCCATTTAAAACCAAGCCATAAAACGTCTTCTTTTATGGCATCTACAAACTCCTGCTCTTCTTTGATAGGGTTTGTATCGTCAAAACGAAGGTTTACGGGAGCATTATATTTTTCACCTAAACCAAAATTCAGGCAAATAGAAGAGGCGTGACCAATATGCAGATAACCGTTAGGCTCAGGCGGAAATCTAAACTTAAGTTCTTCTTTTTTATGCGTACTTTGAAGGTCTTCTTCTATAATTTGCTCAATAAAATTGAGCGATCTTTTTTCTTCAGCCATAACTTATTAAAATCAAAAACCCTGGATTAGAGTTGAAAATCAGACATTTATTTTAAAATCGATTAATGCTCGAAATATTAAACCCTCTTTCGGGAATAATGCGCAAAGTTACCAAAAATTAGGTCGCTTCACCCAAGCTTTGCTATACAAGAATAATATATTTTGTTCCCGGGATTAACTAAAAAACTTATTCCTTAATAAATTGAAATAAACAGGCTGCCCGCTTATCTTTGTAAAAAATAATCTTTTGGGAAGTATTAAATTAAAAAATATCAGGGTTTTTGCCTATCATGGCTGCCTTGAAGAAGAAGGAAAAATTGGGAGCGACTACCGGGTAGATCTAAAAGTAAAAGGTGATTTATCAAATTCTGCTAAAACTGATAAGCTGGCAGATACTATTGATTACGTGCACTTAAACAAAATTGTGAAAGAAGAAATGGCCATTCGTTCTAAACTTCTGGAAACTGTTGCTGAGCGCATTTTGAAGCGCGTAATGGAAGAAATTATACTGGTGCAAAAAGCTAAGGTTGAAGTTTCTAAAATAAATCCGCCTATTGGTGGAAATGTAGCTATGGTTAGTGTGATTAGAAGTAAATCCCGCTAAAACTCAAAATCATAAATTGCTGCAAGTCTTTTATTTTTTAAAGCTAAATTTTTTATTACATTTGCCAACCCCAAAATAGGGCATCGTGGCCGAGTGGCTAGGCAGAGGTCTGCAAAACCTTGTACAGCGGTTCGAATCCGCTCGATGCCTCCAAAAAGCTCCTTTTTTAAGGGGCTTTTTTTGTATAAAATAATTGATGTTTAGTAGCGCTTATACTGAAGAAATAAGAATAATAGCAATATTTTAAATGTGTCACCTTCCTTTTGACAAAAGTATTTACGGGAAATCTTTATGATCAATCAGTAAGTATCTTTTTCTCTTGAATCCCGGTAATCTTACTTAAAATGATGATTTAATCTGGTGAGATGGTATCGTTTGGGGTAATAGTTTCAATCTGATCTTTAATTCCGTTAACCTGGTTAGGGAATAGCCCCTGGAAAATAAGCATTCCGCCAAAAACTATCAGTAAAATACTAATTCCCTTTTTCATAAGATATATTCGGTTGGGCGTCAATTTTCGATTTAATTTTTTTGCCAGTAAAATTTTAAAAACGTCTAACACGAGGTAAGTTCCTAAAACAGTTCCGAAAAAAACCAATATGCGATCCTGTTCCATATCTAACCTTGGACCAAAAACAATAATTAAACCCAGCCAGAATCCCAATACGCCAATGTTAATGAAATTCAATAGAAAACCTTTTACAGCCAAACCCATATAATCGCTTTTACTGAGTTTTCTAATCTCTGGGGTATCATCATCCTGCCGAAGTACTTTTTTGGTCTGTACGAAG contains the following coding sequences:
- a CDS encoding LysE family translocator → MFQDVLAALPLGLFLAFLLGPVFFVLLETAAIKGFRAAFAFDVGVIIADVVFLFIAYLSTTKLLASIKDDPALFIFGGMILATYGVMSFVQTKKVLRQDDDTPEIRKLSKSDYMGLAVKGFLLNFINIGVLGFWLGLIIVFGPRLDMEQDRILVFFGTVLGTYLVLDVFKILLAKKLNRKLTPNRIYLMKKGISILLIVFGGMLIFQGLFPNQVNGIKDQIETITPNDTISPD
- a CDS encoding glutamine--tRNA ligase/YqeY domain fusion protein; translation: MAEEKRSLNFIEQIIEEDLQSTHKKEELKFRFPPEPNGYLHIGHASSICLNFGLGEKYNAPVNLRFDDTNPIKEEQEFVDAIKEDVLWLGFKWEKECYASDYFQQLHDWAVEMIKNGDAYVDSQTSEEIALQKGTPTEPGKESPYRNRSVEENLDLFEKMKNGETPERGHVLRAKIDMASTNMLMRDPVMYRCLHKSHHRTKDAWKIYPMYDWAHGESDFIESISHSFCTLEFLPHRELYNWFVEKVSKEGELKPKQREFARRNLSHTVVSKRKLMQLVEKGVVNSWDDPRMPTISGLRRRGYTPNSIRKFADSIGVGKRENMIDVAHLEFCAREDLNKTAPRVMGVLDPVKLVITNYEEGKEEWLEAENNPEDESAGSREIPFSRELYIEKEDFKESANRKFFRLTLGKEVRLKNAYIIKGEEVVKDSEGNITEIHCTYDPKSKSGSGTEESMRKVKGTLHWVSAKHALEAEVRLYDRLFSVENPDGDKEKDFMEFVNPDSLNVITGYVEPSLKTAGIQDKFQFQRIGYFCVDKESIEGKPIFNRTVGLRDSWAKIK
- the folB gene encoding dihydroneopterin aldolase is translated as MGSIKLKNIRVFAYHGCLEEEGKIGSDYRVDLKVKGDLSNSAKTDKLADTIDYVHLNKIVKEEMAIRSKLLETVAERILKRVMEEIILVQKAKVEVSKINPPIGGNVAMVSVIRSKSR